In Spirochaetota bacterium, one DNA window encodes the following:
- the bamA gene encoding outer membrane protein assembly factor BamA — MKFFIRFFLVISCFVTPYIYSQDISKIIAEIKFQGLKSTSESDVLNAIQLRPGDIFTAEKLNFALKDLYAMQRFQTARVEVNNTKFGAVITFIVSEESLIDKIIFEGVSRFKSGKLKDEIDLKEGMAFREAAVRAAVYTLKRYFEKEGNLEAEVTYRLAPIKQLPGQYDLIFEVAEGPKIVVQDIIFTGNESFKANKLQGIMKTKKKLWIFRSGVLKEDEFALDKDIIQAFYQENGFMDMTISNFSWNTEDIAVTNKQGEITKKTRGIVLRIDIKEGLPYAVGDFSFENNTIFSDKELFQYITLKKGDTYNKTLVEQTRALIYKKYADRGYLFANISAIQEKRTANIIDTVFVIYEGSRAHIENINVRGNTKTLPSVIKRYIQIKEGELYINNKLEQSYNRLMQTQFFSDVRVEPSPGSADGLVNVDFVVTEQQTGMIEFLVGYGTVSGFSGGIKLSEKNMFGRGLQISIRGEYGENRQLGEITFTEPSIFNSPFSISFIVGVFNNQYVDMPTDENRDGIIDGTDFDYVLDADGVLNSYESDNKYTRLSFRIGLAVGIQFAVYWNANVGYEINIFKDYQATFSTPLKYDGIWQIDDNLIDSLADGENSWTLQTSIYTTLRFNNTDGGLWPTKGINTAVFASFSGGILGGDIHFINLTYSFDYYIKPFWELTVAFHYDMGFLFPQIGQKFSFRDANLMNFDGVYKMRGWLNYLTKGEGSSYFSIETRIPIWSFIGAVAFWDYGAIFANWEDFSWRRPNYIMSFGLGLAINLPVLPIRLYAARPVEWRGTSFQLANNPNFWEGWEFVFSIQGLF, encoded by the coding sequence TTGAAATTTTTTATAAGATTTTTTTTAGTTATAAGTTGTTTCGTCACACCTTATATATACTCACAAGATATATCAAAAATTATAGCAGAAATTAAGTTCCAAGGACTTAAATCAACAAGTGAAAGCGATGTTCTAAATGCTATTCAATTACGACCTGGAGATATATTCACTGCAGAAAAATTAAACTTTGCACTAAAAGATTTATATGCTATGCAGCGATTTCAAACAGCAAGAGTTGAGGTAAATAACACAAAATTTGGTGCAGTAATAACTTTTATTGTATCTGAAGAATCATTAATAGATAAGATTATATTTGAAGGTGTATCTCGTTTTAAATCAGGAAAATTAAAAGATGAAATCGATCTTAAAGAAGGAATGGCTTTTAGGGAAGCTGCAGTTCGAGCTGCTGTCTATACTTTGAAGCGATACTTTGAAAAAGAAGGTAATTTAGAAGCAGAAGTTACCTATCGTTTAGCGCCTATCAAACAATTACCTGGACAATATGATTTAATTTTTGAAGTTGCAGAAGGTCCGAAAATTGTTGTTCAAGATATTATTTTCACAGGAAATGAATCTTTTAAAGCAAATAAACTTCAAGGAATTATGAAAACTAAAAAGAAACTTTGGATTTTCCGTAGTGGTGTGCTTAAAGAAGATGAATTTGCTTTAGACAAAGATATTATCCAAGCTTTTTATCAAGAAAATGGTTTTATGGATATGACTATTTCTAATTTTTCTTGGAATACTGAAGATATTGCTGTAACTAATAAACAAGGTGAAATCACTAAAAAAACACGTGGTATTGTCCTAAGAATTGATATTAAAGAAGGTTTACCGTACGCTGTTGGTGATTTTTCTTTTGAAAATAACACTATTTTTTCAGATAAAGAATTATTTCAGTATATAACTCTTAAAAAAGGTGATACCTATAATAAAACTTTAGTAGAACAAACAAGAGCTTTAATTTATAAAAAATATGCAGATAGAGGCTATCTATTTGCAAATATATCTGCTATTCAAGAAAAAAGAACTGCTAATATTATTGATACAGTTTTTGTTATATATGAAGGATCTAGAGCACATATAGAAAATATAAATGTTCGTGGTAATACAAAAACACTACCAAGTGTTATTAAAAGATATATCCAAATTAAAGAAGGTGAACTATATATTAATAACAAACTTGAGCAAAGTTATAATAGACTTATGCAAACACAATTCTTTTCAGATGTTCGAGTAGAACCATCTCCAGGAAGTGCAGATGGTTTAGTTAATGTAGACTTTGTTGTTACAGAACAACAAACAGGTATGATAGAATTTCTTGTTGGTTATGGAACTGTTAGTGGATTTAGTGGTGGTATTAAATTATCAGAAAAAAATATGTTTGGACGTGGATTACAGATTTCTATACGTGGAGAATACGGTGAAAATAGACAATTAGGTGAGATAACATTTACAGAACCATCTATTTTTAATTCTCCTTTTTCCATAAGTTTTATAGTTGGTGTTTTTAACAATCAATATGTAGATATGCCTACAGATGAAAATCGAGATGGAATTATTGATGGAACAGATTTTGATTATGTCTTAGATGCTGATGGTGTACTAAATAGTTACGAGTCTGATAATAAGTATACAAGATTGAGCTTTCGTATTGGTTTGGCAGTTGGTATTCAGTTTGCTGTTTATTGGAATGCTAATGTTGGTTATGAGATTAATATCTTTAAAGACTATCAAGCGACTTTCTCCACACCTCTAAAGTATGATGGTATTTGGCAAATAGATGATAATTTAATTGATTCACTTGCAGATGGAGAAAATAGTTGGACATTACAAACTAGTATTTATACAACATTACGATTTAATAATACTGATGGTGGTTTATGGCCTACCAAAGGTATTAATACAGCTGTATTTGCATCCTTTTCTGGAGGTATCCTAGGTGGAGATATTCATTTTATTAACTTAACATATAGTTTTGACTATTATATCAAACCATTTTGGGAATTAACAGTAGCTTTTCATTATGATATGGGATTTTTATTTCCTCAAATAGGACAAAAATTTTCTTTTAGAGATGCTAATTTAATGAATTTTGATGGTGTTTATAAAATGCGTGGTTGGTTAAATTACTTAACTAAAGGTGAAGGATCTTCTTATTTCTCTATTGAAACTCGTATACCTATTTGGAGTTTTATAGGAGCTGTTGCATTCTGGGATTATGGAGCTATTTTTGCTAACTGGGAAGACTTTTCTTGGAGAAGACCTAATTATATTATGAGTTTTGGACTTGGTTTGGCTATTAATTTACCAGTATTACCGATACGGCTTTATGCAGCTCGTCCTGTAGAATGGAGAGGTACTTCGTTCCAACTTGCAAATAATCCAAATTTTTGGGAAGGATGGGAATTTGTTTTCTCAATTCAAGGTTTATTTTAA
- a CDS encoding flagellin — translation MVINNNISAIFGNRQMEVQGLANSKTMEKLSSGMRINRAGDDASGLAVSEKMRAQIKGLNRANMNTQDGISFIQTTEGYLAESTQILQRIRELSIQSSNGIYTDEDREYIQVEVSQMIAELDRISSQAQFNGMRMLTGTFEKATAEKPATASMWIHMGANMDERVQLNIGNMNSQALGLKSPIGNPATASFISLSTQNSANATIGLVDQALRTVNSQRADLGAYQNRLESATRSIQVGYENLQSAESRIRDTNMAKESSVHARNQVMMQAANAMLAQANQQSQMVLQLLR, via the coding sequence ATGGTTATTAATAATAATATATCTGCGATTTTTGGAAATCGTCAAATGGAAGTTCAAGGTCTTGCTAATAGTAAAACTATGGAAAAATTATCTTCTGGTATGAGAATTAACAGAGCTGGTGATGATGCTTCTGGATTAGCTGTTTCTGAAAAAATGCGTGCTCAAATCAAAGGTTTGAACCGTGCTAATATGAATACTCAAGATGGTATTTCTTTTATCCAAACTACTGAAGGATATCTTGCTGAATCAACACAAATTTTACAACGTATTCGTGAACTATCTATCCAATCTTCTAACGGTATCTATACAGATGAAGATAGAGAATATATCCAAGTTGAAGTTTCTCAAATGATTGCAGAATTAGATCGTATTTCATCACAAGCTCAATTCAATGGAATGAGAATGCTTACTGGAACATTTGAAAAAGCAACTGCTGAAAAACCAGCAACTGCGTCTATGTGGATTCATATGGGTGCAAACATGGATGAAAGAGTTCAACTTAATATTGGAAACATGAATTCTCAAGCTCTTGGATTAAAATCACCTATTGGAAATCCAGCAACTGCTTCTTTCATTTCTTTAAGTACACAAAACTCTGCTAACGCTACTATTGGTCTTGTCGATCAAGCATTACGCACTGTTAACTCACAAAGAGCTGATTTAGGTGCTTACCAAAATAGACTAGAATCTGCAACTCGTTCTATCCAAGTTGGATACGAAAATCTTCAAAGTGCAGAATCACGAATTCGTGATACTAATATGGCTAAAGAATCCAGCGTACACGCTAGAAACCAAGTCATGATGCAAGCTGCAAATGCTATGTTAGCACAAGCTAACCAACAGTCACAAATGGTTTTACAACTTTTAAGATAA
- a CDS encoding rod-binding protein, translated as MQIINQQATSSMNRNQTHEFAQLKNKALDDKKIKEVSQEFESLFIEMMFKEMRKTINNKSTTEKESPGKEIFDDMLYTEYAKNTSKIGGFGLAKMIENSLNPQLQERSLYTYK; from the coding sequence ATGCAAATTATAAATCAACAAGCCACATCATCAATGAACAGAAATCAAACACATGAGTTCGCACAATTAAAAAATAAAGCCCTAGATGATAAAAAAATCAAAGAGGTATCTCAAGAATTCGAATCATTATTTATAGAAATGATGTTTAAAGAAATGAGAAAAACAATTAATAACAAAAGTACCACTGAAAAAGAATCCCCAGGAAAAGAAATTTTTGATGATATGCTTTATACAGAATATGCAAAAAACACTTCAAAAATCGGTGGATTTGGTCTCGCAAAAATGATAGAAAACTCCTTAAATCCACAATTACAAGAGAGATCTTTATATACATATAAATAA
- a CDS encoding 4Fe-4S dicluster domain-containing protein gives MKLVSQDRCKNKSIQNDIIHDFYFMAIDGELHVTIGDIVSEGQVLISNSKKHLLTHSPVCGIIKDIQYHHQQKYLVLKTDKTCKPKVYNTSSPVGLPADILINRIYNAGINGLEVWDNKYSINEKLIEACAKGQIDTVVINAIDGEPFLVGESVLLLEKTREIMQAAHQLRLILNAKNVVFAISKNKQLKETIEQFIFDNTKTVVELNSFYPLNHNKILIKELFNKELNDSQLCSDAGVVVFTPTIFYAIYEALFYEKPVTDRVITVDGAYSLAYGVFRIKIGTPISKFMRPFSLENSYVMFSGGPLQGQSLEKEKALVKNMNAIMIFEGAITIPEEQYCVHCTACVEVCPIRLEPIKLVDFINNKEYDRAYDNYLQECINCNLCSYVCPSFIPLGKIIKEGQIINKDSFNA, from the coding sequence ATGAAGTTAGTTTCTCAAGATCGGTGTAAAAATAAATCTATTCAAAATGATATTATTCATGATTTTTATTTTATGGCTATTGATGGAGAGCTTCATGTTACTATAGGAGATATTGTATCTGAAGGTCAGGTATTGATTTCTAATTCTAAAAAACATCTTTTAACACATAGTCCTGTATGTGGTATAATAAAAGATATACAGTATCATCATCAACAAAAGTATCTTGTTTTAAAAACAGATAAAACATGCAAACCCAAAGTATATAATACGTCTTCTCCTGTAGGATTACCAGCAGATATTCTTATCAATAGAATATATAATGCTGGAATTAATGGATTGGAAGTATGGGATAATAAGTATTCTATTAATGAAAAATTAATTGAAGCTTGTGCTAAAGGTCAAATAGATACTGTTGTTATTAACGCTATTGATGGAGAACCATTTTTAGTCGGAGAAAGTGTCCTCTTGTTAGAAAAAACTAGAGAAATAATGCAAGCTGCTCATCAACTAAGATTAATACTCAATGCTAAAAATGTAGTTTTTGCAATATCTAAAAACAAACAACTGAAAGAAACTATAGAACAATTTATTTTTGATAACACCAAAACAGTAGTAGAATTAAACAGTTTTTATCCTTTAAATCATAATAAAATACTGATTAAAGAACTTTTCAACAAAGAATTAAATGATAGTCAGTTATGTTCTGATGCTGGCGTAGTAGTATTTACTCCTACTATATTTTATGCTATATATGAAGCCTTATTTTATGAAAAGCCCGTAACTGATAGAGTTATCACAGTAGATGGAGCGTATAGTTTAGCTTATGGTGTGTTTCGTATAAAAATAGGGACACCTATTTCAAAATTTATGCGTCCTTTTTCATTAGAAAATTCCTATGTGATGTTTTCTGGGGGTCCTCTTCAAGGACAGTCATTAGAAAAAGAAAAAGCGCTTGTGAAGAATATGAATGCCATCATGATTTTTGAGGGTGCTATTACTATCCCAGAAGAACAATATTGTGTGCATTGTACTGCTTGTGTAGAAGTTTGTCCTATTAGACTTGAGCCAATAAAATTAGTAGATTTTATTAATAATAAAGAATATGATAGGGCTTATGATAATTATTTACAAGAATGTATTAATTGTAATTTATGTAGCTATGTTTGTCCATCATTTATTCCATTAGGAAAAATTATAAAAGAGGGACAAATAATAAATAAGGATAGTTTTAATGCTTAA
- a CDS encoding RnfABCDGE type electron transport complex subunit D, with protein sequence MLKVFDKVVSEAPFLHDTVTTENQQKKHLFILNIILFCSLFFFGYSVLKQLLIAYIAGYCIVWFYQFFDKNLFFNTLLWQISILNYVLIISPQTSIYANIIGVAAMMIFGIGVLSVNGRPIVTPVLLGVLVGSIQQYTTEPTFTLPYLIFMVQKANTILGNSSFLTALIDANHIIAQVPEKTFLYSNSISAYTELITNYIDIFVQNPKDLFYIMIAPYSFNISVGSIFVVLLAYIMLSFSKIIDPIIPILYSFVFLLIYYLQLIGNPDAIKILLQGFVFNISLWFSSVFIIANNIPINNKKGRYIATIITAVIASMMFYKSYYIINHIFAVIIINISAALIEIICKKPVFGISKKVSDVPEKLRFTISTKYITRIIIGITMIWSVFFTLSLFPNNIFEQRESEYFLNVVGDFFPTYRVQKSNFTNIFKVEDIQGETSYIINSDSSLYRTYINILLLVKDDIIKDVKIVKLVTAHSYYIDSQFRELLIDQNINNMTEILDENKIKQYSNKNPFVSYRVVDAFRKGSKIYSEFIKNKRE encoded by the coding sequence ATGCTTAAAGTTTTTGATAAAGTAGTATCCGAAGCTCCATTTTTACATGACACAGTAACAACAGAAAATCAACAAAAAAAACATCTCTTTATTTTAAATATTATATTATTTTGTTCGCTATTCTTTTTTGGCTATAGTGTTCTAAAACAATTATTAATTGCTTACATTGCTGGGTATTGTATAGTATGGTTTTATCAATTTTTTGATAAAAATCTATTTTTTAATACTTTATTATGGCAGATATCTATACTTAATTATGTTCTTATTATATCTCCTCAGACATCTATATACGCTAATATTATAGGTGTTGCAGCTATGATGATATTTGGTATAGGTGTATTATCAGTAAATGGTAGACCTATTGTTACCCCTGTTTTATTAGGTGTATTAGTAGGATCTATTCAACAATATACTACTGAGCCAACTTTTACCCTTCCTTATCTTATTTTTATGGTACAAAAAGCTAATACAATACTTGGTAATTCTTCTTTTTTAACAGCACTAATCGATGCAAATCATATTATTGCTCAAGTACCTGAAAAAACCTTTTTATATAGTAATAGTATCTCAGCTTATACAGAATTAATAACAAATTATATAGATATTTTTGTTCAAAATCCTAAAGATTTATTTTATATAATGATAGCCCCTTACTCTTTTAATATAAGTGTTGGATCTATATTTGTTGTTTTGTTAGCATATATTATGTTGTCATTTAGTAAAATTATAGATCCTATCATTCCAATATTATATAGTTTTGTTTTTTTATTGATTTATTATTTACAATTAATTGGAAATCCTGATGCGATAAAAATTTTACTACAAGGATTTGTATTTAATATTTCATTATGGTTTTCTTCTGTTTTTATTATTGCTAATAATATTCCTATTAATAACAAAAAAGGACGATATATTGCTACAATTATCACAGCTGTGATAGCGTCAATGATGTTTTATAAATCTTATTATATTATTAATCATATTTTTGCAGTAATAATAATAAATATTAGTGCAGCGTTGATAGAAATTATTTGTAAAAAACCTGTTTTTGGAATATCAAAAAAAGTTAGTGATGTACCAGAGAAATTGAGATTCACAATATCAACAAAATATATTACAAGAATTATTATTGGTATAACAATGATCTGGAGTGTTTTTTTTACTTTGAGTTTATTTCCTAATAATATTTTTGAACAAAGAGAGAGTGAATATTTTCTAAATGTGGTAGGAGATTTTTTCCCTACATATCGTGTTCAAAAAAGTAACTTTACAAATATATTTAAAGTAGAAGATATTCAAGGTGAAACATCCTACATTATTAATAGTGATTCTAGTCTATATAGAACATATATCAATATATTACTGTTGGTAAAAGACGATATTATTAAAGATGTAAAGATAGTCAAACTAGTTACAGCTCATTCTTATTATATTGATAGTCAATTCAGAGAATTATTGATAGATCAAAATATTAATAATATGACAGAAATTTTAGATGAAAATAAAATTAAACAATATAGTAATAAAAACCCTTTTGTCAGTTATAGAGTTGTAGATGCTTTTAGAAAAGGCTCTAAAATTTATAGTGAGTTTATTAAGAATAAAAGAGAGTAA
- a CDS encoding MoxR family ATPase, which translates to MDTDIRRITELAVQKKEILTQIELEYEKIIVGQKLVYKYLMMGLLTGGHILIEGLPGLAKTLSISTLAKILDLDFNRIQFTPDMLPADIRGTLIYNQGSGNFEVKQGPVFTNFVLADEINRAPAKVQAALLEAMQEKTITIGDNTYRLPDPFLVMATQNPIEQEGTYPLPEAQMDRFLLKVIAHYPTRAEEKRIISRMGGMIIPEPKKIVSKEQVLDLQNFVKQIYADEKIMEYIVNLVYATRDPEGVQIKSEYIRAGASPRASLAFLKAAKAEAFFDGRAYVIPEDIKSVAHEVLRHRLLISFEAEAEGLTSDSLIDQILQRVEIP; encoded by the coding sequence ATGGATACAGATATTCGTCGTATTACAGAATTAGCAGTACAAAAAAAAGAAATACTTACTCAAATTGAACTGGAATATGAAAAAATTATCGTAGGTCAAAAATTAGTTTATAAATATTTGATGATGGGTTTATTGACTGGCGGGCATATTCTTATTGAGGGATTGCCAGGATTAGCAAAAACATTATCTATCAGTACTCTTGCAAAAATTTTAGATCTGGATTTTAATAGAATTCAATTTACTCCTGATATGCTTCCTGCTGATATTCGTGGAACATTGATTTATAATCAAGGTTCTGGAAATTTTGAAGTAAAACAAGGACCAGTATTTACAAATTTTGTTTTAGCAGATGAAATAAATCGTGCTCCAGCAAAAGTTCAAGCAGCTTTATTAGAAGCTATGCAAGAAAAAACAATTACTATTGGTGATAATACTTATAGATTACCAGATCCATTTTTAGTAATGGCTACTCAAAATCCTATAGAACAAGAGGGAACTTATCCTCTTCCTGAAGCTCAAATGGATCGTTTTTTATTAAAAGTAATTGCTCATTATCCGACAAGAGCTGAGGAAAAAAGAATTATTTCTCGTATGGGAGGTATGATTATTCCAGAACCGAAAAAAATTGTTTCCAAAGAACAAGTGCTTGATCTACAAAATTTTGTAAAACAAATTTATGCTGATGAAAAAATCATGGAATATATTGTGAATCTTGTCTATGCTACTCGTGATCCAGAAGGTGTACAAATAAAATCAGAATATATTCGTGCTGGAGCTTCACCAAGAGCATCTTTGGCATTTCTTAAAGCGGCTAAAGCGGAAGCATTTTTTGATGGAAGAGCATATGTCATTCCAGAAGATATTAAAAGTGTTGCTCATGAAGTGTTGAGACATAGATTGTTGATTTCTTTTGAAGCTGAAGCTGAAGGATTAACTTCAGATAGTCTTATTGATCAAATTCTACAAAGAGTAGAGATTCCTTAA
- a CDS encoding aryl-sulfate sulfotransferase encodes MKKILLSSVFFITISCSNNSQITLEQVPDNSTIIKSNNFLKINPYLITPLSAELHIQAPNTDLTITVKGQDGEDSDLSYTWKNATNTTFPILGMYFEYTNTIIISTPALSKTIQIVITNRASEYITSIEVLVNNRPINEERKNFLNFFNPVSSLKDLFATDNYGKIRWYLSSTNELHAMKFNTSNNEVQFSILNTVAPEVLTYNMLGKLVNIVKGPKEPVYNVKEADKRYHHDFFYRDNGNIIILDKSQYGVEDAILEVDSKGTIVKEIRIGDWIRKTVNNDPKDNTGLENFIFDSEDNPFDEYASGIRYPGMPKKQNAIDWAHINAIDFDEQTDTIYLSFRQHGIFAFDYNTETLKWIFIRKDYTIPFTNRLFYNLPDTMDYVYNIPLLAKYILKGINGPDHTHSISFLSNNQFMVFDNSGDDGNYPAEGSRLLVFSVNDETKTATLDWEYRHTNQDGTLVYSQIVSDIDKTPFNSYIGTFGTIAPFPYIEIDANNKVIFDMRLNLTARGTGESDVALPIACPTSRLMQNGVVLYRSDYNSIYPSVYKSID; translated from the coding sequence ATGAAAAAAATATTACTTAGCTCTGTATTCTTTATTACAATCTCTTGTAGTAATAATTCACAAATAACACTGGAACAAGTTCCCGATAATTCTACAATTATTAAATCTAATAATTTTCTCAAAATAAATCCTTACCTTATTACTCCCCTTTCTGCAGAATTACATATTCAAGCTCCTAATACAGATTTAACTATTACTGTAAAAGGACAAGATGGTGAAGATTCTGATTTATCTTATACTTGGAAAAATGCTACTAATACTACTTTTCCAATTTTAGGGATGTATTTTGAATACACTAATACTATTATTATTTCAACTCCCGCTTTATCCAAAACTATTCAAATAGTTATTACTAATCGAGCATCAGAGTATATTACATCTATAGAAGTTTTAGTCAATAATAGACCTATTAACGAAGAACGCAAAAATTTTCTAAATTTTTTTAATCCTGTATCTAGTTTAAAAGATCTTTTTGCTACAGATAATTATGGCAAAATTAGATGGTATCTTTCTAGTACTAATGAACTACACGCCATGAAATTCAATACTAGTAATAACGAAGTTCAATTTTCTATACTAAATACTGTCGCTCCAGAAGTGCTTACATACAATATGCTAGGCAAGCTAGTTAATATTGTAAAAGGACCAAAAGAGCCTGTCTATAATGTAAAAGAAGCGGACAAAAGATATCATCACGATTTCTTTTATAGAGATAATGGAAATATAATTATTCTTGATAAATCTCAATATGGTGTTGAAGATGCGATATTAGAAGTTGACTCCAAAGGTACTATCGTCAAAGAAATACGAATTGGTGATTGGATTAGAAAAACTGTTAATAATGATCCTAAAGATAATACAGGATTAGAAAATTTTATTTTTGACTCAGAAGATAATCCTTTTGATGAATACGCCTCAGGAATTAGATATCCTGGAATGCCTAAAAAACAAAATGCTATTGATTGGGCTCATATTAACGCTATAGATTTTGATGAACAAACTGATACTATTTATTTATCTTTCCGTCAACATGGTATTTTTGCCTTTGATTATAACACTGAAACACTAAAATGGATTTTTATCAGAAAAGATTATACTATACCTTTTACGAATCGTTTATTTTACAATCTTCCTGATACCATGGATTATGTTTATAATATTCCATTATTAGCAAAATATATTCTAAAAGGAATAAATGGTCCAGATCATACTCACAGTATCTCTTTTCTTTCAAACAATCAATTTATGGTATTTGATAACTCTGGTGATGATGGTAATTATCCAGCTGAAGGCTCTCGTCTGTTAGTATTCTCTGTCAATGACGAAACAAAAACTGCAACATTAGATTGGGAATATAGGCATACAAACCAAGATGGTACTTTAGTATATTCACAAATTGTTTCTGATATAGACAAAACTCCATTTAATTCTTATATAGGAACTTTTGGAACAATAGCTCCTTTTCCTTATATAGAAATCGATGCAAATAATAAAGTTATTTTTGATATGAGATTAAATCTTACAGCTCGTGGTACTGGAGAAAGTGATGTAGCATTACCTATTGCTTGTCCAACATCTAGACTTATGCAAAATGGAGTAGTTTTATACAGATCAGATTATAATTCTATTTATCCAAGCGTTTATAAATCTATTGATTAA